A genomic stretch from Tribolium castaneum strain GA2 chromosome 6, icTriCast1.1, whole genome shotgun sequence includes:
- the LOC655296 gene encoding GTPase Era, mitochondrial, whose amino-acid sequence MVYFMSCCKHNLTLPNEMLRNIGLVFRGFEVKFSTNASRVSVPHEDIATKVLKVAVIGVPNVGKSTFINNLMDRKVCPASSKVHTTRAKSQAIFTEGDSQIVFLDTPGLVSFQEYKKFSLEKSFLKDSKSSLREADIIGVIHDASNIWTREKLDIKVIRLLEDNKTKPSFLVLNKVDIIKSKRKLLDVTRQLTENCIEGAPIPGGKPLRDKETRGWPHFSDVFMVSALTGSGLDEVKNYLIRNAKPGEWPYPGEIWSDKTAEEIIVDSVKAKLLDFLPQEIPYTLKPEMEFFNINDKGVISAVVLVHCPSKRIAQLVAGESEGKLRQINESLQVDLQRTFHNYVRIKVVLSDK is encoded by the exons ATGGTTTATTTTATGAGTTGTTGCAAACATAACCTCACTCTTCCTAACGAAATGTTGCGAAACATCGGCTTAGTTTTTCGCGGATTTGAGGTAAAATTCAGCACAAATGCCTCGCGAGTGTCAGTCCCACACGAAGACATTGCGACCAAAGTGTTGAAGGTGGCAGTGATAGGTGTCCCAAATGTGGGCAAGAGCACTTTCATCAACAACTTAATGGACCGAAAG gTTTGCCCAGCGTCTAGTAAAGTCCACACGACACGTGCCAAATCCCAGGCGATTTTCACAGAAGGGGATTCCCAAATCGTCTTTCTGGACACTCCTGGCCTTGTCAGTTTCCAGGAATACAAAAA ATTCAGTTTGgagaaatcatttttaaaggACAGCAAATCGTCGTTACGCGAGGCCGACATAATTGGGGTCATCCACGATGCTAGTAATATCTGGACGCGTGAAAAACTCGACATTAAAGTGATTCGTTTACTCGAAGACAACAAAACCAAGCCCAGTTTTctagttttaaataaagtcgACATTATCAAATCCAAGCGAAAGCTGCTTGATGTCACTCGCCAATTGACGGAAAATTGCATCGAGGGGGCCCCCATTCCGGGGGGCAAACCACTAAGGGACAAAGAAACGCGGGGGTGGCCCCACTTTAGCGACGTTTTTATGGTCTCAGCCCTCACAGGAAGCGGTTTAGACGaagttaaaaactatttaattCGCAATGCAAAACCAGGCGAGTGGCCTTATCCGGGGGAAATCTGGTCGGATAAGACCGCCGAAGAGATCATTGTTGACAGCGTCAAGGCGAAATTACTGGATTTTTTGCCACAGGAAATCCCCTACACTCTCAAACCCGAAATGGAGTTTTTCAATATTAACGACAAAG GGGTGATTTCGGCCGTTGTCTTGGTGCACTGCCCCAGCAAACGCATTGCGCAGCTTGTGGCAGGGGAAAGCGAGGGAAAATTGCGCCAGATCAATGAAAGTCTCCAAGTTGATTTACAAAGAACGTTTCATAATTATGTGAGAATTAAGGTCGTTCTGAGCGataaatag
- the garz gene encoding Golgi-specific brefeldin A-resistance guanine nucleotide exchange factor 1 encodes MSLPGNGIFVVRGEMCTLMTAMRRGARWSSHSHQDDDEPLMKNFQELKEILNKIDDLRLVQPSIYLGPFLEVIRSEETTGPVTSLALSAVNKFLAYGLIDPTHSSVPATVHSIADAVTHARFVGTDQSSDGVVLMRILQVLRTLTLAPEGATLTNESLCEIMLSCFRICFETRLNELLRRTAEHYLKDMVQLVFMRLPQFSDDLCAVKQFKMRPGAIEQTRTKRKKSFRLSKSLEETPSPTTQLKPQNHSNHLSTTPMTPAGNIVDMQGSISQNTPENAAESPSNFSETGESNVQISVDPPSPEENHEEEATPEVEETQDYVNQRGIRFTQQMGEEVVLIPYGLACVRELFRFLISLCNPLDKQNTDVMIHLGLTLLTVAFEVGADSIGKYSPLLALVKDDLCRNLFSLLTSERLSVFAADLQVCFLMFEALRTHLKYQLEFYLTKLIDIIVTDSGKISYEHKEIALDNILQLWRIPGLVTELYLNYDCNMYCTNLYEDLTKLLAKNAFSATSGVYHTHMLSLDALLTVIESIEQHCFEKSESEEGVKVESSTENIESITNFIGKTTRQKISDQIPSKDELMAQKNIKKWLPTGTDHFNHKPKKGIQFLQEHGVLKSELDPHEIALFLKENSGLDKKMIGEFLGNRSNVAILDAFLKTFDFTNTRIDEALRHYLETFRLPGEAPIISLLMEHFAEHWHKSNGEPFADVDAAFTLAYAVIILNVDQHNQNAKKQKTPMTLAGFKKNLKGVNGGNDFDEDMLDEIYNAIRTDEIVMPAEQTGLVRENYLWKVLLRKGASKDGVYYHLNGGQFDQELFQLIWGPIVAALSFVFDKSEEQLIYKKAMTGFQKCAFVSSHFAISKNLDMLIQTLAKFTNFHNLQRPNNGIIMFGANIKARLALKCVLDLCHQHGDNIREGWKNLFDLVLSLYVLGLLPRSYVEAEDFIESSGKFNLVYEEVENLQKQESGLFSSLYSYMVSSENLSKVPTVEEQQHIDVAKETIRECNFDLVITDSKFLHDESLKALVGALVELSRPPDVQKSLGYNYNENVAVFFLELLIKIVIQNRDRVMTIWQTVRDHIYTLVMNSSVFDYQFLLERSVIGLLRIAIRLMRNEDMSPIVLQSLQMLLLLKSSTLCRISRQISFGLYELLKTSAQNIHTETDWTIIFTLLECVGAGAVPPKAVADDHPTTKSDGEGVASDDDTPERGYTSDSELSKSPKHRPQSPACGWILVGNEGEIQPVVGRTLPPSQYSLALERNLGPHDPSSLIKCCESLAFLVRDVAHITPYNFDDCVHCIRTFVEASLHGNRRQRRGKGRRQRRKGAERRSPTSSPDEDSDEEEVPSGYHQISIQLLDLMHTLHTRTAQIFKWWAEEGGALAKETSLWTQGWCPLLQGIARLCCDVRREIRMSAITYLQRALLVHDLQTLTGPEWEACFHRVLFPLLAHLLSNIDPKDPLAMEETRMRAATVLSKVFLHHLTPLLSLPTFSNLWLIILDFIDKYMHADKSDLLAEAIPESLKNMLLVMDSAKVFDGPDGKSPLWAATWDRINKFLPGMKEELFREQQGKRENVEEVVQHNIENATRSIILQPPTSQQQVSSPLFAHLGQMVSTPIASALPPPPPPFLQPTLQPGMPYLYAKNQSHTFPVLYNSPVSLYSEYVGNPYNNAAPEGATAEENTQSLLDVNKNNDLVEADAPNNNTNVFQSSNYFSADSGGDFIPPGSEILFGTEQGNFIPACTNSDIKTSDV; translated from the exons ATGTCGCTTCCGGGCAACGGTATTTTCGTCGTAAGGGGTGAAATGTGCACGTTAATGACGGCGATGCGCCGTGGCGCCCGCTGGTCGTCCCACTCTCACCAAGACGACGACGAACCTCTTATGAAAAACTTCCAAGAACTGAAGGAAATCCTGAACAAAATCGACGACTTGCGTCTGGTGCAACCAAGCATCTACTTGGGGCCGTTCCTGGAGGTGATCCGATCGGAGGAAACCACTGGTCCGGTCACAAGTCTCGCGTTGTCCGCCGTTAACAAATTCCTAGCGTATGGATTGATCG ACCCCACGCACAGCTCGGTGCCCGCCACCGTGCACAGCATCGCCGACGCGGTCACGCACGCCCGCTTCGTGGGCACCGACCAGAGCTCCGACGGGGTGGTTTTAATGCGGATTTTGCAAGTCTTGCGGACTCTTACACTGGCCCCCGAGGGGGCCACGCTCACCAACGAGAGTCTCTGCGAGATCATGCTGTCGTGCTTCAGGATTTGTTTCGAGACACGTTTGAACG aattgttGAGACGCACCGCCGAACACTATCTCAAAGACATGGTCCAGCTTGTCTTTATGCGCCTCCCTCAGTTTTCCGATGACCTGTGTGCCGTCAAACAATTCAAGATGAGGCCGGGGGCTATTGAACAGACCCGGACGAAGCGGAAAAAGTCGTTCCGACTGTCGAAAAGTTTGGAGGAGACGCCGTCTCCCACGACCCAGCTGAAGCCCCAAAATCACAGTAACCACCTTTCGACCACCCCCATGACCCCCGCGGGGAATATCGTGGACATGCAGGGGTCAATTTCGCAAAATACCCCCGAAAATGCGGCAGAATCGCCCTCGAATTTTTCCGAAACTGGGGAAAGTAACGTGCAAATAAGTGTGGATCCGCCAAGTCCGGAGGAAAATCACGAGGAGGAAGCGACGCCTGAAGTTGAAGAGACTCAGGATTATGTCAACCAGAGGGGGATCAGGTTCACGCAACAGATGGGCGAGGAGGTTGTGTTGATTCCTTACGGCCTAGCATGTGTGCGTGAATTGTTTAGGTTTTTGATCAGCCTGTGTAACCCGTTAGATAAGCAAAACACCGATGTTATGATTCATTTGGGGCTCACGTTGCTCACTGTGGCCTTTGAAGTGGGGGCTGACAGTATCGGCAAATATTCACCGCTTCTGGCTCTAGTCAAGGATGATTTGTGTCGGAACTTATTCTCT CTGTTGACGTCGGAACGCTTGTCGGTCTTCGCGGCCGATTTACAAGTCTGTTTTTTAATGTTCGAGGCGTTGCGGACGCACCTCAAGTACCAGCTAGAGTTCTACTTGACCAAACTAATTGATATCATTGTGACCGATTCGGGGAAAATCTCCTACGAACATAAGGAAATCGCCCTTGATAATATCCTTCAACTGTGGCGAATTCCGGGTCTTGTGACTGAGCTCTACCTAAATTATGACTGTAATATGTATTGTACAAATCTCTACGAGGATTTGACTAAACTGTTGGCGAAAAACGCATTTTCGGCCACGTCTGGCGTTTATCACACGCATATGTTATCACTGGACGCGCTATTAACGGTTATAGAGAGCATAGAACAACATTGTTTCGAGAAAAGTGAGTCGGAAGAAGGGGTTAAAGTCGAGTCAAGCACCGAAAATATCGAATCCATCACGAATTTTATTGGTAAGACGACAAGACAGAAAATCTCTGATCAAATTCCCAGCAAGGACGAACTCATGGcccaaaaaaacataaaaaaa TGGCTCCCAACCGGAACGGACCACTTCAACCACAAGCCCAAAAAAGGCATCCAGTTCCTGCAAGAGCACGGCGTATTGAAAAGCGAGCTGGACCCGCACGAAATTGCGCTTTTCCTCAAGGAAAATTCCGGACTGGACAAGAAAATGATTGGGGAATTTTTAGGAAATCGTAGTAATGTCGCAATTCTTGATGCGTTTCTGAAAACTTTTGATTTTACAAATACACGAATCGATGAAGCTTTACGACACTATTTGGAGACTTTTAGATTGCCGGGGGAAGCCCCCATTATTTCGCTCCTGATGGAACATTTTGCGGAGCACTGGCAT aaAAGTAACGGCGAGCCGTTTGCCGACGTCGATGCAGCTTTCACACTCGCCTACGCTGTGATTATACTAAACGTGGACCAACATAATCAAAATGcgaaaaaacagaaaactcCAATGACACTTGCCGGGTTTAAGAAAAATCTCAAAGGGGTTAACGGAGGCAACGATTTTGATGAGGATATGTTAGACGAGATTTACAACGCGATtag GACTGACGAAATTGTGATGCCGGCTGAGCAGACGGGCCTCGTCCGTGAAAACTACCTCTGGAAGGTCCTTTTGCGCAAAGGAGCCTCCAAAGACGGTGTCTATTACCACTTAAACGGGGGTCAGTTTGACCAGGAACTGTTTCAATTAATTTGGGGCCCCATTGTGGCCGCCctgtcttttgttttcgacaaATCAGAGGAGCAACTGATTTACAAAAAAGCAATGACAGGATTCCAGAAATGCGCATTTGTTTCGTCACACTTTgcaatttcgaaaaatctcGACATGTTGATACAAACCCTAGCCAAATTCACCAACTTCCACAATTTGCAAAGACCGAACAACGGCATTATCATGTTTGGGGCCAATATTAAGGCGCGTCTGGCCTTGAAATGCGTCCTTGACTTGTGCCACCAACACGGCGATAACATTCGAGAAGGCTGGAAGAATTTATTCGATTTGGTTTTGTCGTTGTACGTGTTGGGTTTGTTGCCGAGAAGTTACGTCGAAGCTGAGGATTTTATCGAAAGTAGCGGGAAATTCAATTTGGTTTATGAGGAGgtggaaaatttgcaaaaacaagAAAGCGGGCTTTTTAGTTCGTTGTACTCCTACATGGTTTCGAGCGAGAATTTATCAAAAGTACCAACTGTTGAAGAACAACAACACATCGATGTGGCGAAAGAGACGATAAGGGAGTGCAACTTTGATTTGGTTATAACCGATTCGAAGTTTCTTCACGACGAGTCACTTAAGGCCCTTGTTGGGGCTTTGGTCGAGCTGTCGAGGCCCCCAGACGTCCAAAAGAGCCTCGGGTATAATTACAATGAAAACGTCGCCGTGTTTTTCCTCGAacttttgatcaaaattgtGATACAAAACCG GGATCGAGTCATGACAATATGGCAGACCGTCCGCGACCATATCTACACCCTCGTCATGAACTCCTCAGTCTTCGACTACCAATTTCTACTCGAACGATCAGTCATCGGCCTCCTGCGCATTGCAATTCGTCTAATGCGCAACGAAGACATGAGCCCCATCGTCCTCCAATCCCTCCAGATGCTCCTCCTCCTCAAATCCTCCACTCTGTGTCGAATTTCGCGCCAAATCTCGTTCGGCCTCTACGAACTCCTTAAAACCTCCGCCCAGAACATTCACACCGAGACAGACTGGACGATTATTTTCACCCTATTGGAGTGCGTGGGGGCGGGCGCTGTCCCTCCCAAAGCAGTCGCCGACGACCACCCCACCACCAAATCCGACGGCGAAGGCGTGGCTTCCGACGACGACACGCCCGAACGTGGCTACACCTCCGACTCCGAACTAAGCAAAAGCCCGAAGCACCGCCCACAAAGCCCCGCCTGTGGCTGGATACTGGTGGGTAACGAAGGCGAGATTCAACCAGTAGTGGGGCGTACCCTCCCTCCAAGTCAGTACAGTCTCGCCCTTGAACGTAATTTGGGGCCGCATGACCCGAGCAGTTTGATCAAATGTTGCGAAAGTCTTGCGTTTCTGGTCAGGGATGTGGCTCATATCACGCCCTATAATTTCGACGATTGCGTTCACTGTATTAGGACGTTTGTGGAGGCCAGTCTCCATGGTAATAGGAGACAAAGGAGGGGTAAGGGGCGGAGACAGAGGCGGAAAGGGGCGGAGCGCCGAAGTCCGACGAGCAGTCCGGACGAGGATAGTGACGAGGAGGAGGTGCCTAGTGGCTATCACCAAATTTCGATACAATTGTTAGATTTGATGCACACCCTGCATACTAGAACCGCCCAGATTTTCAAATGGTGGGCGGAGGAAGGCGGGGCTTTGGCCAAAGAAACGTCGTTGTGGACGCAAGGCTGGTGCCCGTTGCTTCAAGGCATTGCCAGGCTGTGTTGCGACGTCAGGAGAGAG ATCCGCATGAGCGCAATTACATACCTGCAGCGAGCGCTCCTGGTCCACGACTTGCAGACGCTCACGGGCCCCGAATGGGAGGCGTGTTTCCACCGCGTCCTCTTCCCCCTTCTGGCACACCTCTTGAGTAACATTGACCCCAAGGACCCCCTCGCCATGGAGGAGACTCGCATGCGCGCCGCCACCGTCCTCTCCAAAGTGTTCCTCCACCACCTAACTCCACTCCTCTCCCTCCCAACCTTCTCCAATCTATGGCTGATTATCCTGGACTTCATTGACAAGTACATGCACGCCGACAAGAGCGATCTCCTGGCGGAAGCCATCCCAGAATCGCTCAAAAACATGCTCCTGGTGATGGACTCGGCGAAGGTTTTTGACGGACCGGACGGCAAGAGCCCGCTCTGGGCCGCCACGTGGGACAGAATTAACAAATTCCTCCCAGGGATGAAGGAGGAGTTGTTCAGGGAGCAGCAGGGGAAGCGGGAGAACGTGGAGGAGGTCGTGCAGCACAATATCGAGAACGCGACCAGGTCGATCATCCTGCAGCCCCCCACGAGCCAACAGCAAGTCTCATCGCCCCTTTTTGCGCATTTGGGGCAG aTGGTTTCGACGCCGATTGCCTCGGCGCTGCCGCCGCCACCGCCCCCGTTCCTCCAGCCGACGCTCCAGCCCGGCATGCCCTACTTATACGCCAAAAATCAAAGTCACACATTTCCAGTGTTGTACAACAGTCCGGTATCGTTGTACTCCGAATATGTGGGAAACCCCTACAATAATGCCGCTCCGGAGGGGGCCACAGCTGAGGAAAATACGCAGAGTTTGttagatgttaataaaaataacgatCTAGTCGAGGCTGACGCCCCAAATAACAACACCAACGTGTTTCagtcttcaaattatttcagtgCGGACTCGGGCGGCGACTTTATACCCCCGGGCTCCGAGATTCTGTTTGGTACAGAACAGGGAAACTTCATTCCAGCGTGTACAAATAGCGACATAAAAACGAGCGATGTTTAA
- the LOC655542 gene encoding ribosome biogenesis protein BMS1 homolog, translating into MVKNQANDDSNEKKSHRDRHSGRKAEKKKGKKNANRLEDVPDKQRNPKAFAFNSAVRAERKFRRKQDIDTKKQHVPLVDRTPLEPPPILIAVVGPPKVGKSTLINNLIKLFTKSPLVEIKGPVTIVTGKKRRITFIECNNDINSMIDLAKVADLVLLLCDASFGFEMEVFEFLNICQVHGMPKIMGILTHLDMIKNAKTLKNTKKVLKHRFWTEVYPGAKLFYLSGLVHDEYLRNEIRNLGRFISVMKFRPLTWRTTHGYLLADRYEDLTNQELVRQNPKCDRNISLYGYVRGVAIKNHASIHIAGLGDVKIHDVSFLPDPCPLPEQIKKRALVEKEKLIYAPFSGVGGIVYDKDAVYVELGGSHSHSKKNEDETDIVTNLIDTQKTLDVKMAHSKIQIFTGGKEITGEEFGAGSDEEEEEEQETETKLYEKKEEEKEEEDLEGELKKLRGAYERFQEERVEDDGRVRRRVVFETGDEQLANRIEDSDGEDSDDSEQKIKNEENKDKKRMKKTDCDNERKMTNFKEENTDDEDSDEENTDDEDLNDFATEENEDEVLVRKKNETENKDDVHSKISNILKKLDEKKEATLVEESSDEFEEQEDENHDEDASESEDLDEDSEDNDDVKWKDNLAEKAHSAFLDRQSTNQNLMKLVYGVFEKNNRNEDEETQTEPEEDEEETIGGLFKKVSRAQQKLKLDKDTMNLPESSLIQPWNAPVRDYLTEENKTTIVNCFVTGKWKSSEDASELLKLDDAEDLSDMDDSEMFGDFEDLETGEKHTKRKRDEVEKDEEADRQALAEKKRKLKEKFDEEYDNTEKSSYYDDLKQSAEKQAQLNKTVFENMADDVRVQIEGFRPGMYVRIEIRDVPAEFVTNFNPTYPLIVGALNMGEENIGYVNVKIKKHRWYSKILKTGDPLIVSLGWRRFQTLPIYSKLEDDLKFRYLKYTPEHLACNAHFWGPITPQGSGFVALQSVASNPEILKKQGFRIAATGVVQELDKSTQIMKKLKLVGHPLKIYKKTAFIKGMFNTALEVAKFEGARIKTVSGIRGQIKKAVNKPEGCFRATFEDKILLSDIVFCRTWYKVDVPQFYTPVTTLLLPEDRKNSWRGVRTTGEIKREKGVKNLPNEDSLYRPIERQPKPFKPLVIPAKLQKALPYRDKPKHGVKATDKKRGIDRVAVIREPHEQKVSNLMKMVKTNYEYKQEKVKAETQERLQKHRQMVEAQETMKEKKIKQKKKEVFRKKSKAQNSKK; encoded by the exons atggtaaaaaaccaAGCGAACGATGActcaaatgagaaaaaatcgCACCGGGACCGGCATTCAG GTCGCAAGGCTGAGAAGAAGAAGGGCAAAAAGAATGCGAACCGTTTGGAAGACGTGCCTGATAAGCAGCGCAATCCCAAAGCCTTTGCCTTCAATTCGGCCGTGCGTGCCGAGCGTAAATTCCGCCGGAAACAGGACATAGACACGAAAAAACAGCATGTTCCTCTTGTCGATCGCACCCCCTTGGAGCCCCCTCCGATTTTAATCGCGGTGGTGGGCCCCCCGAAAGTGGGCAAGAGCACCCTAATCAACAACTTGATCAAGTTGTTTACAAAATCGCCCCTTGTCGAAATCAAGGGCCCCGTTACGATAGTCACCGGCAAAAAACGCCGAATCACTTTCATCGAGTGCAACAACGATATCAACAGCATGATCGACCTGGCGAAAGTGGCCGATTTGGTGCTGTTACTGTGTGACGCGAGTTTCGGCTTCGAAATGGAAGTGTTCGAGTTTTTAAACATTTGCCAAGTCCATGGAATGCCCAAAATCATGGGCATCTTGACCCATCTAGACATGATCAAAAACGCGAAAACTCtcaaaaacacgaaaaaagtCCTAAAACACCGGTTCTGGACCGAAGTGTACCCCGGCGCTAAACTTTTCTACCTCTCCGGACTGGTACACGACGAATATTTGCGTAATGAAATTCGCAATTTGGGGCGTTTCATCTCCGTGATGAAGTTCCGCCCTCTGACGTGGCGCACCACTCACGGCTATTTGTTAGCCGATCGCTACGAGGATTTAACCAATCAGGAACTGGTCCGGCAAAACCCGAAGTGCGATCGTAACATCTCGCTTTATGGGTATGTCAGAGGCGTGGCGATTAAAAACCACGCCTCCATTCACATTGCCGGGTTGGGTGATGTTAAAATCCACGACGTTTCGTTTTTGCCCGACCCTTGCCCACTCCCTGAACAAATCAAGAAGCGGGCATTGGTCGAAAAGGAGAAGCTGATTTACGCCCCTTTTTCGGGAGTGGGGGGGATTGTCTATGACAAAGACGCGGTTTATGTCGAGTTGGGGGGCTCACACAGTCATAGTAAGAAAAACGAGGATGAGACTGACATTGTTACCAACTTGATCGATACGCAGAAGACGCTAGATGTGAAAATGGCGCATTCGAAAATACAGATTTTCACGGGAGGGAAGGAGATAACGGGGGAGGAATTTGGGGCTGGTAGTGAcgaggaggaggaggaggagcAAGAAACGGAAACGAAACTTTAcgagaagaaagaagaagaaaaggaGGAGGAAGATTTGGAGGGTGAATTGAAGAAATTGAGGGGGGCGTATGAACGGTTTCAGGAAGAAAGGGTGGAGGATGATGGGAGGGTCAGGAGGAGGGTCGTTTTTGAGACAGGAGATGAGCAATTAGCCAATAGGATTGAAGACTCAGATGGTGAGGACTCGGATGattcagaacaaaaaattaagaatgaaGAAAATAAGGATAAAAAGAGAATGAAGAAAACAGATTGTGACAATGAACGCAAAATGACGaattttaaagaagaaaatacTGATGATGAAGATTCGGATGAAGAAAATACAGATGATGAGGATTTGAATGATTTTGCGACAGAAGAAAATGAAGATGAAGTGCTTGTGAGAAAGAAGAATgaaacagaaaacaaagatGATGTCCATTCGAAAATTAGCAATATTTTGAAGAAACTGGACGAGAAGAAGGAAGCTACACTTGTTGAAGAGTCTTCGGATGAATTTGAAGAACAAGAAGACGAAAATCATGATGAAGATGCGTCAGAATCTGAAGATTTAGATGAAGACTCTGAAGATAACGACGACGTAAAATGGAAAGATAATCTGGCGGAAAAAGCACACAGTGCCTTCTTGGATCGCCAGAGCACCAATCAGAACCTCATGAAGCTAGTTTATGGCGTTTTCGAAAAGAATAACAGAAACGAAGACGAAGAAACACAAACTGAACCGGAAGAAGACGAAGAAGAAACGATCGGTGGTCTCTTCAAGAAGGTTTCTCGCGCCCAGCAAAAGCTCAAACTTGACAAGGACACAATGAACCTTCCTGAATCTTCCTTAATACAGCCCTGGAATGCCCCTGTCAGAGACTACCTGACcgaagaaaacaaaacaacaattGTCAATTGTTTCGTTACCGGCAAATGGAAGAGTTCGGAAGACGCTTCGGAGCTTTTAAAATTAGACGATGCCGAAGATTTAAGCGATATGGATGATTCAGAAATGTTCGGTGATTTTGAAGATCTGGAAACGGGTGAAAAACACACGAAGCGGAAACGCGACGAAGTGGAGAAAGACGAAGAGGCCGACAGGCAAGCCTTGGCCGAGAAGAAGCGCAAATTGAAGGAGAAATTCGATGAAGAATATGACAACACGGAGAAGAGCTCCTATTATGATGATTTGAAACAAAGCGCGGAAAAGCAAGCACAGCTGAATAAAACCGTCTTTGAGAACATGGCCGATGATGTCCGAGTGCAGATCGAGGGTTTCCGGCCGGGGATGTACGTCCGAATCGAGATTCGGGACGTTCCGGCTGAATTCGTGACGAACTTCAACCCGACTTACCCTCTGATCGTCGGCGCTCTCAACATGGGGGAGGAAAATATCGGGTACGTCAACGTGAAAATAAAGAAGCATCGCTGGTATAGCAAGATTCTCAAAACGGGGGATCCCCTCATTGTTTCGCTCGGCTGGCGGCGCTTTCAAACCCTCCCCATTTATTCCAAACTCGAGGACGATTTAAAGTTTCGTTACCTGAAGTACACGCCTGAGCACTTGGCGTGCAATGCGCATTTTTGGGGCCCCATTACGCCCCAAGGTTCGGGTTTCGTTGCTCTGCAGTCAGTCGCGTCCAATCCGGAGATTTTGAAAAAGCAAGGCTTCCGTATCGCTGCCACAGGCGTGGTCCAGGAGTTGGACAAGTCGACGCAAATCATGAAAAAGTTGAAGTTGGTGGGACACCCCttgaaaatttacaaaaagacGGCTTTCATTAAAGGCATGTTTAATACAGCCCTCGAAGTGGCGAAGTTTGAGGGGGCGAGGATCAAGACAGTGTCGGGGATCAGGGGGCAGATTAAGAAGGCGGTGAACAAGCCTGAGGGCTGTTTCAGGGCCACGTTCGAGGATAAGATTTTGTTGAGTGATATTGTCTTTTGCCGGACGTGGTATAAAGTCGATGTGCCCCAGTTTTATACTCCCGTGACCACGCTTTTGCTGCCGGAGGACAGGAAGAACTCGTGGCGCGGTGTTAGAACGACTGGGGAAATCAAACGGGAGAAAGGAGTTAAAAATTTGCCCAATGAGGATAGTTTATATCGg CCAATTGAGAGACAACCTAAGCCGTTCAAACCCTTGGTCATTCCTGCCAAGCTACAAAAAGCGCTACCGTACCGTGATAAGCCCAAACATGGCGTCAAGGCCACTGATAAGAAGAGGGGCATTGATAGGGTGGCCGTGATCCGCGAGCCCCACGAACAAAAG GTCTCGAACTTGATGAAAATggttaaaacaaattacgagTATAAACAAGAGAAGGTTAAAGCCGAGACCCAGGAGCGACTACAGAAGCACCGACAAATGGTCGAAGCACAAGAAACAATGAAGGAAAAGAAAATCAaacagaagaaaaaggaagtgttCCGCAAGAAAAGCAAAGCccaaaatagcaaaaaataa
- the Ssb-c31a gene encoding activated RNA polymerase II transcriptional coactivator p15, protein MPKNKKSKKSDTSDSDSGPEDRGPVKKQKTQNKSSGDSDENSWDLGKNRFVKLTEFKGKWYVNIREFYNADGELRPGKKGIMLTMEQWHKFKEVMPELEDAIKRNV, encoded by the exons ATGCCGAAAAACAAGAAGTCTAAGAAGTCCGACACCTCTGACTCCGATTCGGGTCCCGAAgac AGGGGGCCCGTTAAAAAGCAGAAGACACAGAATAAGTCTAGTGGGGACAGCGATGAGAACTCGTGGGATCTGGGAAAGAACCGGTTCGTGAAATTGACCGAGTTCAAGGGGAAATGGTATGTGAATATCCGCGAGTTTTACAACGCTGATGGGGAGCTGCGTCCCGGCAAAAAGGGGATCATGCTGACCATGGAACAGTGGCACAAATTCAAGGAGGTTATGCCCGAGCTTGAGGACGCAATCAAGCGGAACGTTTGa